From Podospora bellae-mahoneyi strain CBS 112042 chromosome 3, whole genome shotgun sequence, the proteins below share one genomic window:
- a CDS encoding hypothetical protein (EggNog:ENOG503P2P4; COG:S), producing the protein MKKTSFSSCVNNQDLRKRFSFTQVPASHPTSVKMSLTNWSFTPFPPLPATILPNAAFWNATNPVNNITYQIQVSWPFEWSSRNVANKTALSILDERYVLDGNALAGTASEAFKRRKPVSFSQPDAVVISVGYPLTDSVYDLSQRATDFRPPLSTPQTPPSGADPFLAFLTSSLRPFVKSTVFPNINFTRDALYGHSFGGLFVLWSLIQNPNNFDTYLSASPALDWNNASLLNDITTRLGNGIDIPGELYSSNLTSYKLSKPAVMITYGEIEQFPQRKRTETEAEFQFRKNFIQPFKMTRYAREAFDRIEGSGRVRDVAVKEYKGQDHSSVGASAVNDGVDYFIDW; encoded by the exons ATGAAGAAGACGAGTTTTTCATCATGTGTAAATAACCAAGACCTGCGAAAGCGATTCAGTTTCACACAGGTTCCTGCTTCTCATCCCACTTCTGTCAAAATGTCGCTAACAAACTGGTCGTtcaccccttttcctcctctgccagCTACTATTCTGCCCAATGCTGCGTTTTGGAATGCTACAAACCCAGTCAATAATATCACCTACCAAATTCAAGTGTCATGGCCCTTTGAATGGTCGTCTCGCAATGTCGCCAACAAAACTGCCCTGTCCAT TTTGGATGAAAGGTATGTCCTTGACGGCAACGCCCTAGCCGGCACCGCCTCGGAAGCTTTCAAACGCCGCAAAcccgtctccttctcccagcccGACGCGGTCGTCATCTCCGTCGGCTACCCCCTCACCGACTCCGTCTACGACCTTTCCCAACGCGCCACCGACTTTcgccctcccctttccaccccccaaaccccacccTCCGGCGCCGACCCCTTTCTCGCCTTTCTAACCTCCAGTTTGCGACCCTTTGTCAAATCAACCGTcttccccaacatcaacttcACCCGCGACGCCCTCTACGGTCACTCCTTCGGCGGCCTCTTCGTTCTCTGGTCATTGATTCAGAACCCCAACAACTTCGACACTtacctctccgcctcccccgcgCTGGACTGGAACAACGCTTCTCTGCTAAACGACATAACAACAAGACTAGGAAACGGAATTGACATTCCAGGCGAGCTCTACtcatccaacctcacctcgTACAAGCTCTCCAAACCAGCCGTGATGATCACCTACGGGGAAATAGAGCAGTTTCCCCAGCGGAAGAGGACCGAGACCGAGGCGGAATTCCAGTTTCGCAAAAACTTTATCCAGCCGTTCAAGATGACGCGGTATGCGCGGGAAGCGTTTGATAGGATCGAGGGGAGCGGAAGGGTGAGGGATGTGGCAGTCAAGGAGTACAAAGGGCAGGACCACAGCAGTGTTGGGGCGAGCGCGGTGAATGATGGGGTGGATTATTTTATTGATTGGTAG
- the GLN4 gene encoding Glutaminyl-tRNA synthetase (BUSCO:EOG09260WYQ; EggNog:ENOG503NUV0; COG:J), translating into MADSIAESTAKLDITDAPTAPDTAPTVDNSPKLQLDEETGEWVSKGELKKRLAKRAKKASKDKNKEASNAAAPPKTQQPKKEKVEDVPIDTDSMFKQGFLNDVYKERPVKPVITRFPPEPNGHLHIGHAKAIAVNFGFARYHGGYTYLRMDDTNPESEEEEYFTSIEETVRWLGFEPYKITYSSDHFDTLYALAEKLIEQGNAYVCHCDDQEVKKQRGGEKGASPRYRCEHANQSVEENLKKFRAMRDGEYKPREAFLRMKQDINDPNPQNWDLAAYRVLNKPHHRTGDKWVIYPTYDFTHCLCDSFEKITHSLCTVEFFLSRTSYEWLNQRLVEYQPMQREYGRLSIEGSVLSKRKLKELVDKGIVRGWNDPRLHTLIAIRRKGVPPGAILEFVNELGVTTTNSIIQMSRFEQTIRRYLERTVPRLMLVLDPVPVVLESSEFEGTDLTVPFSPKNPAMGDHKIKFSQTVYIDRSDFREVDSKDYFRLAPGKTVGLLQAPFPITATSFTKDETTGLVTEIKAVFDRSGKKPKTFIQWVPAESAGSKRCEARIYNSLFKSNNPTGAEGGFLSDLNPDSEIIYPNALVESGFDEVRKRAPWPEAAGEDKLGKGGPESVRFQGMRVGYFAMDSDSTDDKIVLNRIVSLKEDKEKS; encoded by the exons ATGGCTGACTCCATCGCCGAGTCGACGGCCAAGCTCGACATCACCGACGCGCCTACCGCGCCCGATACTGCCCCTACGGTCGACAATTCCCCAAAGCTTCAGCTTGACGAGGAGACCGGCGAGTGGGTTTCCAAGGGAGAACTGAAGAAGAGACTGGCAAAACGCGCAAAAAAGGCGTCGAAggacaagaacaaggaggCAAGCAATGCTGCCGCGCCGCCAAAGACTCAGCAGCcgaagaaggaaaaggtcGAAGATGTCCCAATCGACACGGATTCCATGTTCAAACAGGGCTTCTTGAATGATGTTTACAAGGAGCGTCCCGTGAAGCCAGTTATTACCAGATTCCCCCCCGAGCCAAACGGTCACCTACATATCGGTCATGCCAAGGCAATCGCCGTCAACTTTGGCTTTGCCAGATACCATGGAGGATATACCTACTTACGTATGGACGATACAAATCCTGagagcgaggaagaggagtaCTTCACCTCGATCGAAGAAACAGTCCGTTGGCTCGGCTTTGAACCGTACAAGATCACCTATTCAAGCGACCACTTCGATACCCTATACGCGCTCGCCGAGAAACTGATCGAGCAGGGAAACGCATACGTGTGCCACTGCGACGAccaggaggtgaagaagcagcgcggtggggagaagggagcCAGCCCTCGTTACCGATGCGAGCACGCCAACCAGTCTGTCGAGGAAAACCTCAAAAAGTTCAGGGCCATGCGGGACGGCGAGTACAAGCCCAGGGAGGCTTTCCTGCGCATGAAGCAGGACATCAAtgaccccaacccccagaaTTGGGATCTGGCGGCGTACCGAGTACTGAACAAACCTCACCACAGGACCGGTGATAAGTGGGTTATCTACCCCACCTACGATTTTACCCACTGTTTGTGTGATAGCTTCGAGAAGATCACCCACTCGCTTTGTACAGTCGAGTTTTTTCTCAGCAGGACGTCGTACGAGTGGCTGAATCAGAGGCTGGTTGAATATCAGCCTATGCAGCGCGAATATGGCCGACTGAGCATCGAGGGTTCCGTACTCAGCAAGCGCAAGCTGAAGGAGCTTGTCGATAAGGGGATCGTCAGAGGCTGGAACGATCCCCGATTACACACGCTCATCGCTATACGCCGAAAGGG CGTCCCACCGGGTGCCATCCTGGAATTCGTCAACGAGCTCGGCGTGACCACGACGAACAGCATCATCCAGATGTCCCGCTTTGAGCAGACCATTCGGCGCTACCTTGAACGAACAGTCCCGCGCTTGATGCTGGTGTTGGACCCGGTTCCTGTGGTCCTGGAGTCAAGCGAGTTTGAGGGCACTGACCTCACCGTCCCCTTCTCACCCAAGAACCCGGCCATGGGAGACCACAAGATCAAATTCTCCCAGACTGTGTACATCGACCGCTCCGATTTCCGTGAGGTCGACAGCAAGGACTACTTCCGCTTGGCCCCAGGCAAGACGGTGGGCTTGCTCCAGGCACCCTTCCCCATTACCGCCACAAGCTTCACCAAGGATGAGACCACCGGCCTTGTGACCGAGATCAAGGCTGTCTTTGACCGTTCTGGCAAGAAGCCAAAGACCTTCATCCAGTGGGTGCCTGCTGAGAGCGCTGGGTCCAAGAGATGCGAGGCCCGCATCTACAACTCCCTTTTCAAGTCCAATAACCCAACCGGTGCCGAAGGTGGCTTCTTGTCCGATCTTAATCCCGATAGTGAGATCATTTACCCGAACGCTCTGGTTGAGTCTGGCTTTGATGAGGTCAGGAAACGCGCTCCTTGGCCCGAGGCTGCCGGCGAGGACAAGCTCGGCAAGGGCGGTCCCGAGTCTGTTCGGTTCCAGGGCATGCGTGTTGGCTACTTT GCCATGGACTCGGATAGCACAGATGACAAGATTGTTCTGAACCGGATTGTGTCGCtcaaggaggacaaggagaagagctAA
- a CDS encoding hypothetical protein (EggNog:ENOG503NY56; COG:B; COG:K), which yields MLFRHTAKMTVLKAADIPSVSLLYKLHKLSAAPADTKLVKTLLGPTEIPPPSKSLNDRVAVYRADITSLAVDAIVNAANRSLLGGGGVDGAIHRAAGRGLYEECKKLNGCKTGSAKITDAYDLPCHRVIHAVGPVYDPADHDTSEKLLVGCYTTSLELAVEHECRTIAFSALSTGIYGYPSREAAPAALSAIRKFLTGKDGDKIDKVILVTFEKKDVDAYTEFVPHYFPPVSEGSTSDAVAQELPSAPTSDLVDPEEADKR from the exons atGCTCTTTCGGCACACCGCCAAGATGACCGTCCTCAAGGCTGCCGACATCCCCTCCGTCTCCCTTCTCTACAAGCTCCACAAGCTGTCAGCCGCACCTGCTGACACCAAGCTTGTGAAGACTCTCTTGGGACCGACCGAgatccctcccccttctaAATCTCTCAACGACCGTGTTGCCGTGTACCGTGCCGACATCACTTCTCTCGCCGTCGATGCCATCGTCAATGCCGCCAACCGCTCCCTTCTCGGGGGCGGTGGCGTAGACGGTGCCATTCATCGGGCAGCTGGCCGGGGCCTGTACGAAGAGTGCAAGAAGTTGAATGGGTGCAAGACTGGCTCAGCCAAGATCACAGACGCCTATGACCTGCCATGCCACAGGGTCATTCACGCTGTCGGCCCCGTCTACGACCCGGCGGATCATGACACGAGCGAGAAGCTGCTGGTCGGCTGCTACACAACAAGCTTGGAGCTCGCCGTTGAACACGAGTGCCGCACAATCGCCTTCAGTGCACTCAGCACCGGTATATATGGCTACCCAAGTCGGGAGGCCGCGCCCGCAGCGTTGAGTGCCATTCGCAAATTCTTGACCGGGAAGGACGGGGACAAGATTGACAAGGTGATACTTGTTACgtttgagaagaaggatgtggATGCTTACACCGAGTTCGTCCC ACATTACTTTCCTCCTGTTTCCGAAGGCTCAACATCCGATGCCGTCGCACAAGAGCTTCCCAGCGCCCCAACATCGGACCTAGTGGATCCCGAAGAGGCCGACAAGAGATAG
- a CDS encoding hypothetical protein (EggNog:ENOG503PA1B; COG:S): MMRLWHTILAVITLLVVSRCQGCETDHYPSVSTAEPCAIVSSSWSSQQVFSPSATPTVAAELAYECLNSIPLHKQEALELVDAIEPYLEWQSDSAYKADPPEGYFFPPFDMFSALAQVRQNLEEDMYGNEYDFQEDLYVSVFCPGHDGHYVFYPDALTRVFEWRRQRALVSVSEDGVSLPVIKIYEDITESPETASVVSLINGVDAATYVAETIYKATYNRDPDAAYNSMFYEKASVAVGSPLGFFAKGGRVRYVYPGPNTTFTFENGTTLSLENVAAVKADMTGVVDGPSYYAKFCNPDGGNTTTISESPVDEAEDGEIAVIGYPKPVIITQDGVVSGYFLEGDGFEDVAVIAVLSFEPRSPTEFQAVCQRFFSLAAQEGKTKLVIDFQGNGGGYILQGYDFFRQLFPSIVQEGLSRFKEDPSLLSLASIISDLVAGVNPYTEPSANLVRNYQNWFNYRYDLDLHDQLFPSFDAKFYPHIYKSTPYTSLLRWNLYDSLTTINTTFGLGIEVTGYGARTNLAQPFFAENIVLLYDGTCASTCAVTSEFFSLQANVKSIAMGGLPEPGLIQGVGGVRGAQVLQYKNIYDYASSYLPWAGNPFQAAALSRYSSLPVNRSTSAAVNARDEIFPQNIYDGLPAQYVVQESDCRLYWTEPMIRDVSEVWKAAADSAFNGAGCAAGGIERTGPGKCPPRPGTPSPLPVYGPWLPEPYRKVNAPVDDVGWMAVHGMKAIL, translated from the exons ATGATGCGACTATGGCACACAATACTAGCAGTTATCACTCTCCTGGTAGTCTCTAGGTGCCAGGGCTGTGAGACTGACCACTACCCTTCAGTTTCCACTGCGGAACCATGCGCCATTGTAAGCAGTTCCTGGTCTTCCCAACAGGTCTTCAGCCCATCTG CAACTCCGACTGTAGCAGCTGAGCTGGCTTACGAGTGTCTTAACTCTATCCCGCTGCACAAACAGGAAGCTCTTGAGCTTGTCGATGCCATTGAGCCTTACTTGGAATGGCAGAGTGACTCGGCCTACAAAGCCGACCCGCCCGAGGGCTACTTTTTTCCGCCTTTCGATATGTTTTCTGCATTGGCGCAGGTCCGCCAGAACTTGGAGGAAGACATGTACGGCAACGAGTATGATTTTCAGGAGGATCTATACGTCTCGGTGTTTTGTCCCGGGCATGATGGCCATTATGTCTTTTACCCAGATGCCTTAACCCGCGTCTTTGAATGGAGGCGACAACGCGCTCTTGTTTCCGTCAGTGAGGATGGGGTCTCGCTGCCAGTCATTAAGATTTATG AGGATATTACCGAATCTCCAGAGACTGCGTCGGTAgtcagcctcatcaacggCGTTGATGCAGCTACCTACGTGGCGGAAACCATATACAAGGCAACTTACAACAGAGATCCAGACGCCGCCTATAATAGCATGTTTTACGAAAAGGCGTCTGTTGCGGTGGGGAGCCCGTTGGGCTTTTTTGCAAAGGGTGGCCGAGTGAGATACGTTTACCCAGGGCCAAACACGACGTTCACGTTCGAGAATGGTACCACTCTCTCGTTGGAGaatgttgctgctgtcaaaGCTGACATGACCGGCGTGGTTGACGGCCCTTCTTATTACGCTAAATTCTGCAATCCAGACGGTGGCAATACAACTACTATCTCAGAAAGCCcggttgatgaggctgaagaTGGGGAAATTGCTGTTATTGGCTACCCAAAGCCTGTGATCATCACTCAAGATGGCGTCGTCTCTGGTTATTTTCttgagggtgatggcttcGAAGACGTGGCAGTCATCGCTGTTCTTTCTTTCGAGCCTCGATCCCCTACCGAATTTCAGGCAGTTTGCCAACGGTTCTTTTCACTAGCAGCACAAGAAGGCAAGACTAAACTCGTTATCGACTTTCAAGGTAATGGCGGCGGTTATATCCTCCAGGGCTACGACTTTTTCAGGCAGCTATTCCCTTCCATCGTCCAGGAAGGACTGAGCCGGTTCAAAGAAGACCCCAGCTTACTCTCTCTTGCCAGCATCATCAGTGATCTCGTGGCCGGTGTCAACCCTTATACAGAGCCGAGCGCAAATCTCGTTCGAAACTACCAAAACTGGTTCAACTATCGCTACGACCTCGATCTCCACGACCAACTCTTCCCGTCGTTTGACGCCAAGTTTTACCCGCACATCTACAAATCTACCCCCTACACCTCACTGCTGCGCTGGAACCTGTATGACAGCCTCACGACCATCAACACGACCTTTGGATTAGGCATCGAGGTGACCGGCTATGGTGCCCGAACCAACCTGGCGCAGCCCTTTTTCGCCGAGAACATTGTTCTTTTATACGACGGCACTTGCGCCTCTACCTGCGCGGTGACCTCCGAGTTCTTCAGCCTGCAGGCCAATGTCAAGTCGATCGCAATGGGTGGCCTCCCGGAGCCAGGTTTAATCCAAGGAGTGGGCGGCGTCAGGGGCGCGCAAGTGCTGCAGTACAAAAATATCTACGACTATGCCAGCTCCTACCTACCCTGGGCCGGGAACCCGTTCCAGGCTGCTGCGCTCTCGCGATACTCCTCGTTACCGGTGAACAGGAGCACGTCGGCGGCGGTCAATGCGAGGGATGAGATTTTCCCGCAGAACATCTACGACGGGTTGCCGGCGCAGTATGTGGTGCAGGAGTCGGATTGCCGGCTGTACTGGACGGAGCCGATGATCAGGGATGTGTCCGAGGTGtggaaggctgctgctgattcGGCATTCAACGGGGCGGGGTGTGCTGCCGGGGGGATAGAACGAACAGGGCCTGGCAAGTGTCCACCGAGGCCAGGCACGCCGTCGCCGCTGCCTGTGTACGGTCCGTGGCTGCCAGAACCGTACAGGAAGGTGAATGCGCCGGTGGATGATGTGGGGTGGATGGCCGTCCATGGGATGAAGGCGATTCTTTAA
- a CDS encoding hypothetical protein (EggNog:ENOG503P72D), whose amino-acid sequence MVHKLSLKSSTPLMTSPQTDVTMSRHKVSHHRKQPVHPPAQHKSYTTTMSSSSSNPNTSSTNQPTENPGLISSHAEYIKGAAESAIGDISGSHAWKTSGEQDKAHARASLNQATQNRDPATSGYGKVEEVAGKLTGCEGMRREGAASASKPNQE is encoded by the exons ATGGTGCACAAGTTGAGCCTCAAATCCAGCACCCCATTAATGACGTCACCCCAGACCGACGTCACCATGTCGCGGCATAAG GTATCACACCACAGGAAACAGCCAGTACACCCGCCAGCACAACACAAATCCTACACCACAACCatgtcttcctcctcgagcaaccccaacaccagcagcaccaaccaGCCTACCGAGAACCCAGGCCTGATCTCCTCCCACGCCGAGTATATCAAGGGGGCAGCTGAG TCCGCAATCGGCGACATCTCGGGTTCCCACGCCTGGAAAACCTCGGGCGAGCAAGACAAGGCCCACGCCCGTGCTTCACTCAATCAAGCGACCCAGAACCGTGACCCGGCCACCTCGGGATATGGGAAAGTGGAGGAAGTTGCCGGCAAGCTGACGGGATGCGAGGgcatgaggagggagggcgCTGCCAGCGCTAGCAAGCCAAATCAGGAGTAA
- the TEF3 gene encoding translational elongation factor EF-1 alpha (EggNog:ENOG503NWIQ; COG:Q), whose protein sequence is MAPSENAASIKVLDELMQKLTISKEADQIKEASAALASFINGRIEDLDTPTKTVEALKKQLANKKDATVREKALLAIQAIAQHSEVSSAVEPYLVALLPSVLAGAGDKITAVKNAAFAAALAIAEAINPNAVKAVLPALIESLRNAQKWPEKMLVLDFIDVLIKTAPAQTGLRVPDLIPVISEAMWDTKKEVKDRAYKTMEQLCQLIVNRDIERFIPELIKCIAKPENVPETVHLLGATTFVTEVQEPTLALMVPLLDRGLAERDTAIKRKSAVIVDNMCKLVDDPNIVAPFLPKMMPGLQKNYENLADPEAREKTKQALDTIIRVGNVVDGKIPEVRNHGDIKTILGHFKEVLPAKHASALEKFAPVLEYASAVAGQLVDEKETESAVWAEAVKPYVAVVVGDDEAQSITDALRKRANPDLAEGDDGEEDDEEGEDLCNCTFSLAYGAKILLNQTHLRLKRGQRYGLCGPNGSGKSTLMRAINNEQVEGFPKQSEVKTVFVEHDLDSADTEMTTIDWTMKKLAEAGVDVSQAEVEKRLSEFGFTEDMIKNEITALSGGWKMKLALCRAVFEAPDILLLDEPTNHLDVKNVKWLEDYLINSPCTSIIVSHDSGFLDNVCQHIVHYERFKLKRYRGNLAEFVKKHPAAKSYYELGASDMEFSFPEPGFLEGVKTKAKAILRATKMSFQYPGTAKPQISDISFQCSLGSRIAVIGPNGAGKSTLINVLTGELIPTAGEIYQHENIRIAYIKQHAFAHIDNHLDSTPSEYIQWRFQTGEDRETMDRANKIITEADEEAMNKVFKVEGTMRRVIGINSRRKFKNSYEYECSFALGENIGMKNERWVPMMTADNAWLPRSELLASHQKMVADVDMKEALASGQFRPLVRKEIEAHCANFGLDAELVSHSRMRGLSGGQRVKVVLAACSWQRPHLIVLDEPTNYLDRDSLGALSKALKKFEGGVIIITHSAEFTKDLTEEVWAVMDGKMTPSGHNWVQGQGSGPRLKGDDGEEEEKFDAMGNKIVSTKKKAKLTSSEARKKKKERMARRKRGEEVFSDEDE, encoded by the exons ATGGCTCCCTCCGAGAACGCCGCCAGCATCAAGGTGCTCGATGAGCTCATGCAGAagctcaccatctccaaggaGGCTGATCAGATCAAGGAGGCTTCGGCCGCCCTTGCTTCCTTCATCAACGGTCGCATCGAGGACCTTGATACCCCCACCAA GACCGTTGAGGCTCTCAAGAAGCAGCTCGCCAACAAGAAGGATGCCACTGTCCGCGAGAAGGCCCTCCTTGCCATCCAGGCTATTGCCCAGCACTCCGAGGTCTCTTCTGCCGTTGAGCCCTACCTCGTTGCTCTTCTCCCCAGCGTCCTGGCTGGCGCTGGTGACAAGATCACCGCTGTGAAGAATGCCGCTTTCGCCGCTGCTCTGGCCATcgccgaggccatcaacCCCAATGCTGTCAAGGCCGTTCTCCCCGCCTTGATCGAGTCCCTCCGCAATGCCCAGAAGTGGCCCGAGAAGATGCTTGTCCTCGACTTCATCGATGTCCTCATCAAGACTGCCCCCGCCCAGACTGGTCTCCGTGTCCCCGACTTGATCCCCGTCATTTCCGAGGCCATGTGGGACACCaagaaggaggtcaaggaccgTGCCTACAAGACCATGGAGCAGCTCTGCCAGCTTATTGTCAACCGCGATATCGAGCGCTTCATTCCCGAGCTCATCAAGTGTATCGCCAAGCCCGAGAACGTCCCCGAGACTGTTCACTTGCTCGGTGCCACCACCTTCGTCACTGAGGTCCAGGAGCCCACTCTTGCCCTCATGGTTCCCCTTCTTGATCGTGGTCTCGCCGAGCGCGACACCGCCATCAAGCGCAAGTCGGCTGTCATTGTCGACAACATGTGCAAGCTCGTCGACGACCCCAACATTGTCGCTCCTTTCTTGCCCAAGATGATGCCCGGTCTCCAGAAGAACTACGAGAACTTGGCTGATCCCGAGGCTCGTGAAAAGACCAAGCAGGCTCTTGATACCATCATCCGCGTCGGTAACGTCGTTGACGGCAAGATCCCCGAGGTCCGCAACCACGGTGATATCAAGACCATCCTTGGCCACTTCAAGGAGGTCCTCCCCGCCAAGCACGCTTCTGCTCTTGAGAAGTTCGCCCCCGTCCTCGAGTACGCCTCCGCTGTTGCTGGCCAGCTCGTCgacgagaaggagacggAGTCCGCCGTCTGGGCTGAGGCTGTCAAGCCCTACGTCGCTGTTgtcgttggtgatgacgaggcTCAGTCCATCACTGACGCTCTCCGCAAGCGCGCCAACCCCGACCTCGCCGAGGGCGATgacggtgaggaggacgacgaggagggtgaggatctGTGCAACTGCACCTTCTCGCTCGCTTACGGTGCCAAGATCCTTCTCAACCAGACCCATCTCCGCCTCAAGCGCGGCCAGCGCTACGGTCTGTGCGGTCCCAACGGTTCCGGAAAGTCCACCCTCATGCGCGCCATCAACAACGAGCAGGTCGAGGGCTTCCCCAAGCAGTCCGAGGTCAAGACCGTGTTCGTCGAGCACGACTTGGACTCTGCCGATACCGAGATGACCACCATCGACTGGACCATGAAGAAGCTTGCCGAGGCCGGCGTCGACGTCAGCCAGGCTGAGGTCGAGAAGCGTCTCAGCGAGTTCGGCTTCACCGAGGATATGATCAAGAACGAGATCACTGCCCTCTCCGGTGGTTGGAAGATGAAGCTGGCCTTGTGCCGTGCCGTCTTCGAGGCTCCCGATATTCTCCTGCTCGACGAGCCCACCAACCATCTCGATGTGAAGAACGTGAAGTGGCTCGAGGACTACCTCATCAACTCCCCTTGCACCTCCATCATTGTCTCTCACGACAGTGGTTTCCTCGACAACGTGTGCCAGCACATCGTCCACTACGAGCGCTTCAAGCTTAAGCGCTACAGAGGCAACCTCGCCGAGTTTGTCAAGAAGCACCCCGCTGCCAAGTCCTACTACGAGCTCGGTGCCTCCGACATGGAGTTCTCCTTCCCCGAGCCCGGTTTCCTCGAGGGTGTCaagaccaaggccaaggccatTCTCCGTGCCACCAAGATGTCCTTCCAGTACCCCGGCACCGCCAAGCCCCAGATTTCCGACATCTCCTTCCAGTGCTCGCTCGGTTCCCGTATTGCCGTCATTGGTCCCAACGGTGCCGGCAAGTCCACCCTCATCAACGTGCTCACTGGTGAGCTCATCCCCACCGCCGGTGAGATCTACCAGCACGAGAACATCCGTATCGCCTACATCAAGCAGCACGCTTTCGCCCACATCGATAACCATCTCGACAGCACTCCCTCCGAGTACATCCAGTGGCGCTTCCAGACTGGTGAGGATCGTGAGACCATGGATCGTGCCAACAAGATCATCAccgaggctgatgaggaggccaTGAACAAGGTCTTCAAGGTCGAGGGCACCATGCGCCGTGTCATTGGCATCAACTCCCGCAGAAAGTTCAAGAACTCGTACGAGTACGAGTGCTCTTTCGCTCTCGGCGAGAACATTGGCATGAAGAACGAGCGCTGGGTTCCCATGATGACTGCTGACAACGCTTGGTTGCCCCGCTCCGAGCTCCTCGCCTCCCATCAGAAGATGGTTGCCGATGTCGATATGAAGGAGGCCCTTGCCTCCGGTCAGTTCCGTCCCCTCGTGCgcaaggagattgaggctCACTGCGCCAACTTCGGTCTCGATGCCGAGCTTGTCTCTCACTCCCGCATGCGCGGTCTCTCCGGTGGTCAGCGTGTCAAGGTCGTCCTTGCCGCCTGCTCGTGGCAGCGTCCCCATCTCATCGTTCTTGATGAGCCTACCAACTACCTCGATCGTGACTCTCTCGGTGCCTTGTCCAAGGCCCTCAAGAAGTTCGAGGGTGGTGTCATCATCATTACCCACTCTGCCGAGTTCACTAAGGATCTCACTGAGGAGGTGTGGGCTGTCATGGACGGCAAGATGACTCCTTCCGGCCACAACTGGGTGCAGGGCCAGGGCTCTGGTCCCCGCCTCAAGGGGgatgacggcgaggaggaggagaagttcGATGCCATGGGCAACAAGATTGTTagcaccaagaagaaggccaagctTACCAGCTCCGAGGcccgcaagaagaagaaggagcgcATGGCTCGCCGCAAGCGTGGTGAGGAG GTCTTcagcgacgaggacgagtAA